AACTCGTAAGCACGATGATCCTTCTGTGCCTCCACAGGATCTCTGAAACGATCCCGGCTGCTATAGATCTCTGCCCTCTGGTATGCTCTCCAGAGCAGGCCGCCACCCTCCACAACAATCCTGTTCACGGTCACTTGCTTGTTCTTTGCGCATGAGAGACACCATGTCGTCCAGCGACATGCCCTCcttgtccagcatcttcttcaGCTCCTGCTTGCTGATCACCAGCTT
This genomic window from Setaria viridis chromosome 8, Setaria_viridis_v4.0, whole genome shotgun sequence contains:
- the LOC117867104 gene encoding uncharacterized protein, producing the protein MGNCLVIQDRKEIKIMSVVDGSEVLKMPSPGSDESLTSRLPVKAPAAVVDPGSVRVKLVISKQELKKMLDKEGMSLDDMVSLMRKEQASDREQDCCGGWRPALESIPEGRDL